The window TTCtgcaataaatttaattgagaATATAATCAAAATACAGAAAGCGTACcataatattgtattttaaatggTTACAGTTGTTGGTAAAAGTACATGGTTAAATATTTGACATGTGGAGTAAATATCCCACCCTAACTAGTGTACTTTGGCAAGTAATTAACATGTTTTCCCAACAACTGACCTGGTGTATTCAGTGTAAAAGGAATGATTTCTCCTTAAAATATATTATCTCCCATATTATTCAATTttataaattactttggagattTACCTATAGTCATATTGACTTCCCATGtgaattttcaatttaaaacatgtttgtggtgttaatttttgtctttaacCTCTTGAGTCCTCAATTTATTAAGGAGTGGCTGATTTAAGATGCtcattttaaagagaaatgcaCATGAAAATATCAGTGTTTTTGATACAGCCTATACAGAGCGACTTTGTACCTTTTTGATAATGTGTGGTAGATGAGGGACCTTGTAAAAGCTAGTAAGTGTAcataattaatgaaattcaCATCTTTATCAGGGTTTTATTTTCCCAAGCCATTACATATCTATTTAACTAGCATTGGCCTTTGTGCCTTGCTGTTATGTTTACTTCTGATATcatcaaataaaatgtatatgtcAGGAATGTTTCTTGTAAATGTTTCCTTATATTCTGTTCTTTCAGTATCACTGCTTCTATGTTTTAATAGGAAGTGATGGTTCTCTGTATGACTGTCCTTCCTACTAACTAGACACACAAACCAGTGTCGGTCGTGTAGCACTAGGTACAGTCTGTTCCGCATGCAGCAACAATTTTAACCCCTCTGTTAAATACTACCCACTGGCTGCCCCTTAGagctacttttttttatttgacataATTTTGCAATCTGGGCCTTTCTATTATAGTCATAATTCATACTTATTTGAATTCATGTCTTCTGCAACATACCTTGTTGACATAAAGTGGCTTTAACTAGCAGAGATGGGCATGGATATTTGCATATCTAGGTGTTCAAGCCAATGTTAGTTTTACATTAGAAATCAGTTGCTATCTTaaatacagatttaaaaaaaaaaaaaatcagtatacgCCAGTGAATTTGGAAATCGTTGGCCTTCAAGACAATGTTATGTGCATATTTACATAAAGGCTTGCCAACAGCAGAGCTTTTTCCTCCACGacagacatttcagaaaaagcCTCCAAACATTGTAAAAGATGTGCTGAGATACTTTACTGCAGTACAGTATTTaacttaaaaacagaaagagtcaCCATGGGGTTTGTGCCGTTTCATGTTCCGGTTCAGCTGTGTCATTGTTATTCACAGGCTGTATCACTGTGTGGTTTCTCTATGTGTTTGCTGCGGCCCAAAAATGGAACATTGTTATCTCCCTGATGCGGTTCCTCTGGACCACTGCATTGTGGTTGCAGTAGTAACCTTATTCTTAAGAAGTTTCTCCAGTTCTCATGAGCTTGAACCACAACTGGTTGTAGCAGATTCTCAGAGATGGAAAATGTTCTCTTCCTTCTGCACATGTGCCTTTGTTAACCTGCTCTTGAGATCTCCTCCATAGACCTGAGTGGACAAGGACATCACCCTCCCCACTATGCTCAGCAGTTGGGTTTGCTTACGAGCCCTCGGAGAGGTCCCGGCACACGGAGCCTCGATATGGTTTTCACTGCCATATTCTCAGTATTTAGCGCACAGGCTGAGCTGGTAAACAATTTTGACGGGTCCCACTCAGCTGGCACTTCCGTTGTGCCTCCAGCCAAAGAGGATGCTGACTGGGATTATTCAGGGGTGACCAGGAGGGAGGCTGGGCCGGTCACTAGTAAAATACTAAGGATGCTTTTTTTGATGGACACCCCTCAGAACGGCTGAGACGATTACCCCCTTCCCCAGTGAAAATCGATTACTCAAGTGCGTTGATTGTTCctttgtcccgaggggggtccCCACCTACGTTCAGTTTGTCAGGGTCTCCTGAGGGGTCCCAGCTGGGAACTTGGGAGGAGGGGGGATTATCGTCTGGAACAGTTAATTGATTTCTAATAGATTGTAATAGTTGATATTTTAATAGTAATTATAGTGCTTTATTGGTTTTTATGTGAAGTCGAATGATGAGTAGACAAATTTTGAGAAATATAGTTGATGTGCTGTGGTTTTATATTCTGTCACATGAAACAGgcttttagttttacatttcatttatctgtcaTTTTAATGAGAGAATTGAGTTTGTGTTTTGAGTACTTCATAATAGAGCTGGAACGAAAAGTTGTGCTAACCTTGCAGTTCTTTGAGAGGTGCAACGCTGACGCACAACACCTGACGCGGATTTCATGTTCGCAAAAATAAGTTTTGTCGTCTTTAAGAGATTTCTTTCAGAAGCCACTGCACTAAGCGCAGAGGTTTCTTGCGCAGAAGCCATTGCCTTCTGAGCTCCTTTAGCTTCTTCACCTTCGTCTGCTTAGGAAAGGTCTTTTGATCATCGGGAATGGAAACGTTATCGTTGTGGACGGAGACAGGCATGTTTTCGTCATTGTGTCTCACGCCCTCTGATGTAGACCAAGCAGCATGGCGCAAAGTGAACTTGACTTTCGGGTCTTTCCTAGTCCTGGCTGGCAAACCACGTCCACGAAGAAAACTGCTCCATATTTTGCTGTCTATATTTTGAGCCCTCAATTATCCATCTCTGACTGTGTTGTAAGTTTGTGTGATGGGATGAAGCACTCGCTGTGTCCAAGAAGGTGACACCCAGTAGGCTACTGCTTGTGACTGCCCAGCTTCCCCAGCCACCAGTGCTCCTTCCTCATCCTTCCTCAGTTTCCACAAAGAGGGCTGTCACTTTGTACGCTCTCCCGCTGCTTCACCTTCTTGTCCGTTATCCTTCTCGTACATAGAACACCGTTCACCATCCAGGAACCAGGGCTGtagagtcggtacacaaaaccttcgactctgACTTCAGTAAGCCAATAATTTCTTCCGACCCCCTTCTCCCCttctccgactccacagcactgcccaaaagttgcacgttattttgggggttgactgATCCGGCGAACATAGGCCTAAACTTATAtcacacctctaatttttgggggtcgacttatacgccggcatatatgtacatttagTCAGAATCGGTACATTTTGACCGACATTTATTCCATCAGAAACAATGAATGATAACTGGACTTCCACAGCGGGCTAATTTCCTGGATCCAGTAACTCCGCTATGAGGAACGGCTGTATGGCCACCTTTTAATCTCACCGTTAATTACTATTAATACTATTATTACATGTAGCCTTCGATACCAGTTCTGGAAGTTTCTGGTGAATCAGAACGATGACATGTTTTTAAGTCACAAAGGCGTTCAACCGGCCGAAAGGTGACGTCCAACATTGCCTCACTTCACGCACCTGGATTCTCCCGATTCTACCTGAACCCCCCCCAAGGGGAcctaaattgtacttttaaactgtacttttgtggtgtgtttgaggaattgtaatacatttttaaaaacgtaGACCAGCAGAATGTATCCTGAAATTTGAACCAGTGAAAGTAATAGCCTACGGTTCATTCACGCGGTAGTATACCTACTTATTATAATGATAAATACCACGGTACTTTCATAGTTATACGTGGTGTTTGGTTGTGTAGGGTGTTTTATGGCGTTTcaatgtgaaatgtaataacTTGTGACACAAagcccccctcctccacccctaCCCATCGCTATGATATAAATGGCACGAGCAGAGGTATCATGAGCGGGAGACTGAAGAGCTGAGCGCGCGCTGAGCGaccctcctcctcatcatcatcataaggAATGGCTAAAGTAGCGTGGAAAGAAGTCTGCAGATTTGCATTCCTCACTCACTTTATCATGTTCTCTTACATTTCTCTGGCCACTTCAGTGAGTGTCGATTTAACAGAGCTTCGAAATAAGGTTTCAAAAATCCAAGTAAATCCGAGGGGAAATCTTTGGGCGACAGGTGAGTGTGGACAACCATCTCTAACTGTTgtcacttttcaaaaaaaaaaaaaaataaaaaaaaataaatgactgttcATGCAATGTTTACATTCACTGACGGGAATATTTGTGCAGAAATGGTTTTTGAGAAGGATATGAAATATGCTGAACTTGTTGTGGGTCAGTTCTTTTGAAGATGTTCTTAGTTTCTAACATTCAAGGGTtagagaggattttttttttttcctttgtcattACTTACAGGATGTGCTTTTATGttacttttcacattttgtggTTGTGACGTGTCATTTGAACCGGCCAGGGCACTTCATGGGGAAGAAGAGTGTTGCGGACAGCCTGCTACTCGAGTCCGCGAAGGAAGGCGCGTCCGCCGCTGCGGGGACACCTGTGCGCATGCGCGCTCTCGGCGAGCCGCTCCTTCGGGACCCACGGAGGGACGCGCCGGACGCAGCGCATTCCAGCCTCCCGGTCAGCGAAAGCGTTCAGTCGCGCTGCTCATTTCGTGACGAAAGTGCCCAGTGAATATGTTAAAGGATCTGTAGCGTGTCGCTGATAATCTTTCTCACAGTTCCTGCTCGCGCTCTTAATCCCTGGCTTCAGTGTCTTcttcttgccttttttttataacttccttttttgttaaatgaCCGTATTTAGTGCAGTTATGGGACGCATTTGTGTTAGCCGTTAGCAATATATTTCTCATGTCTTGTAAccttgtaacattttttttgctttgtaaaaaCCTAACATTGTCGCATTGGAGAAAGGTGACAGTTAAATAAAGCATATATCGATGGTAATGATGTCATCGTAAGGGCGCGCCagggtagcgctggtgtctcacatcTCATGGGAAGTAAATGAggacgtaggttcgaatccGACTTAGTTTTCTTGGGTTCGCCTGAGTTTCCTctgctctgggtgctccggtttcctctcatagCCCTGAGCCGTTTTTCAGGTAAGTTGGTGACTCAGCTCTTCCAGCACTGCagtctatgtatgtatgtatggctATCCTGCGACGGGGTGACGGACCCCACCCTGGGTTGGGAAAAGAAATACTAGATGGAAAAGGTCGAAGGCAGTGTTTTATTATTGGTGTCACCTCAAAGAACAGATTTCAGTTCCAAGTCAACTACTCTACTACACCACAGTGTGGTGCTGAAGCAGATAACTGATTCTAAAATATTACTTAAGCTGGACTcatatacatttgtatttacaaCATATTTAACCTCTGAATTCCTTAGGGTAAAACACTGAGGTGTGAACTTTTTGAATGCATGGTACAAATATCAATGCAATGAAAGTGAGCCACGGTCTTAGCTGGGCGAGTGACGTATTTCGACATAGAAttgacacatacatacagtaaatgttgaCGAAACTGCGACACAAATGGTTTTTTTCATCACTGATCTGTTATGTTTTACAGGAAACCGatttaatgatgaaaatactGAAGAGCTTCGGGTGGAAGCGCAGGAAGTGAGCAGAGCCATgtggtgcgcgcgcgcacgcacgcacacacacacacacacacacacaatgtggaGTATGTATCTCTCCCAATTATTCACTTAACAGGTTCTCAGTACTGATTCTTTCCAGCCTTTATAAGATCGTCTGTACTTGTGTACTAAAGACTGGCATTTCATCATGAAAACGTGTAATTTTGTTTCAATAATAAAAAGCtttgcaaatacatttaaacgTGGAATTTCTCAAGTGTCAAATTGTTCACGTGCAGTGGATGTCTTCGGAGCAGCAGGCCGACTGGATTCATGAAATCGACAGTTCCTCAAATGAAtcatcatttttatattaactggaggaaaatggaaaacGGACAAGTATTTTTGCAAAAATCCCCGGGTATGACACCTTAACGCAATTAAAGGGACACggtattgaaaaaaaaatgttacagttaAATCCAACAAAATCGTCGTTCCATATCGTCTATAGTCTAATGATCCAGGCATGAGCTGAGTGACGTCCCATGTAACAGTGTAAAATGTGTCGAAGACACAGTAAACTGGGAGGGGAAATAGACGTTTCAGTATCGCTGAATATACGACTGAGGGCGTAACATTCTTTTATTCGTATCCGTCTGATACCTTTCTTGCCTTCTGGTGACTTTAGAgagttaaatacacacatacactccgCTAGATGTTCAAAGTAGCACTTCGGAAACCCGTCTAAGTGCACAGTACCATGGTAACAAATACAGAACCAAACAGCAAACTCTTCCGGTTCACCACGTCACTTGTATTTCCGGTTCAACATGGCCACTCTCTAACACCAGGCGTCGTAGATATTAAGTCCCAGAGTGAAAACATGCCTTTAATAATCATGTGCGGTTTTCCGTGTAGTGGTAAAAGCCGCAGGACACGGGAGTTAAAGGAATACTTTCTGAAAAGTACGGAAAGGAAGGTGATTGTGATTGGAGACGACACAGTTGGCATTGCAAAGAACAGTGTATATGCAGGTAAGACTAGTCAGAGCCTAATTTAGGCTAATGAAACGATactagtttatttttttcaaaatccttCTAAGTTCATTGTGTAAGATACGATAGCAATGATGTACtatttaattattgtaattttccGACTTTTTGACTGATTAATTCTATAAACATGGGCAAAATTTCTCATCTGACTGGGAACAgtgtacattttattcattcattctaagcgacttgcagtgttaagctacttacaattatttacccccttacagctgggtaatttcagtggagaaattttagggctgctgcagctggaggtgggtaccaaacctgcaacctttggatccaaatgcagcagcagctctaacactaCAGTGCCCCAGCTATAAACACTGGAGTGAAGTCCCCACACTGCTCTTGTGTCTATTCCTAGTGTTTTGCTaaccaaacacacaaatgcagttAATTTCCCCCTGCAACAGACAACAATTTTGGACAATATAACAGACAAGAAAAactctttaaaataaacaaagcgGAAAATTTGTACCTTAGAAAAATTGTGACTTGAGGGTTCCcaacatgggggtgcggtggcgcagtgggtagaacggggtcctgctctccggtgagtctggggttcgaatcccgtttggggtgccttgcgatggactggcgttccatcctgggtgtgtcccctcccccttcggccttacgccctgtgttgctggattaggttccagctccccgcaacccatatgggacaagcggtcagatgatgatgtgtggGTTCCCAACATGAGAAACCAGTGTACTTGTGGAGAGACATCGCTTTCAAATATTGTTTTCACTTGTGTAGGATATGCTGCTGATGCTGTTCGGTAACAGCCGTGCTTCAGGTGTCCATTTGCTCTACAAATACATTACACTAGTCTGCCTATATTTCTCTACATGTATATATTAACTGTTTTTCATAGTAtgttaaaaaaatggtaggaaaGGGAACTTGTTAAAATTGTCTATTAATTTTACCATTTTGCAATAGTAAAGATGTGCGGTAATCTCTTCCTTCTCACTGTAGCCCATTCTGAAACATCCTGAAAATTGTATGGAAATTGTTCAATGTTGTATACAACTGTTTGTAAGTGTCTTTTATGGTTTTTTCCTCTACAGATGTTCAGATGGAGAAAAGTCTGAGGGGAACCTTAAGGTCTGAAGTTGAGAGGTAGGTTGGTTCATAACTATGTGGAACACctcttatatttatttgtttttttgtgatgcttttctccagagtgacaagAAACACTGAGCTCTTTACcaggatttacccatttaaacaactgggtgtgtccccccagcTCAACTTAGactaagtacctttctcatgtgtactacagcaagaggtgggattcagccctgcagcagctctaatgactACCCGATCTGCTACCCTAGTATTAGTGAATCTTTTTAGTTCTGAGGTTGAGTTTAGAGATATGACAGTGATTAAAATCCTTTTTGCCCATGTTTTAAGACCAGAAAGCCTTAAAGAAGGGTTTGGTATTACATTGTAATGGTGATGGACACTAGTATAGGGTTCATGTGGGAATGTTGTAAAAATTGGTGAGTGCTgtgttcttgtctttttttactCTAGGATGGTAAACAAAGATGATGTTGTCATCCTGGATTCAATGAATTACATCAAAGGTAGAATTAAtttcatatgtacatttattttccatgttttagttttactgactgatgataataaatattactttattttacttattttcatcATTGAATAATTCTAccatacatttcatttatttacttaaagaCATATCGTTATTGGGTGCTCAAGAAAAGATGACGGTtactagggaaaaaaaatattaatttggaaAATTAAACATCTGTCAGAAGTAAATGTCTACACGTATCCCAGTTAATCAgtcctaatttgttcctgaaaagtGACTGAATATCATAAAGCCGCAcaattcctttattttttatagtgAAAAATTCCTATATGTTCCAAGCCCAACTCAAGTTCACCCCAAAGTCAGTGTAAAAGATGCCTGGTATCATAGTGAAAAAATACCACAACGCATTACATTTGTGcacagttttactttttcacGGGTTGGTCtcagaaagtaatttttttaaagtatatttcttaaaattctTCTGCCACCTTAAGGGTTGTTTCAGTCATGCCTGTCAGCACTTTCttctggaaatttaaaaaaaaaaaaattgttgaaaatTTCACAGTTGAAGTTCTAAAGTTGCTATTTTTCTGCTTGACCCCCCtcactgctgctgatgatgttgTCAAGACCCCTATAGagcatacagtatgttctgGGTAGAATCAAATCATGGAAATTTCATTCATGAAGGATCTAGTGTATattgtataataaaaaataatttcataaagtaaacttGAATATGATCTCAGTTTATTGTGCTGGACTGAATATTGGGAGCTCTGACCATGTGCAGCAGACCATATAAATGACAGTCCAGAACAATTAGCCATGTGTTGTATTAATATTCTTGGCCTAGATATGTGGAAAAACCAGATACTGGGACACTGAATAACAGCGGATGAGTATGTTTCCATTAACAACAtattattgcaattatttatgtTCGTgcacagaatgaaaacaaattaaatgttttgtttttcaaattaatttttttaatttttcatttctacatttctaGGGTACAGATATGAACTGTTCTGTCTTGTCAAACATGCTCAAACACCACAGTGTCTTGTAAGTAGACAACTAGTagtgttaattttattttattcagctcCTGTATtttctgaagaattttttttctctcctggtTGCAGTTGTGtatgtggtgtgtgttttttttcaatagCTTTTCAAATacattgtgttttcatttgtataacACATCATACACTCTTACACCGTACTTTTCAAACTGTATTCATGCAGGTGTATTGCATAACCACGCCAGAAGATAGTTCCACTTGGAACACAAGTAGACCACCTGAGGAGAGGTACACCCAGGAGATGTGAGTTATTGATCATTACTCATGTTCTTAATTCTTCAGCATAGTTGTCGCATGCAGTTCAAACTtagtatatttaatatattagtGCTGTAGTATTTTGTGAAGGTCAAGATTATAttgcagttaaaaatgaaaactgttggTGTAATTCAAATCCTTGAGCTGTTGATGTTAAAGACAAAGTAagatataaatatgttttttgatTTGTTTAGTCTTTTGTCACTTCAAGGGGCATTTTGATGAAATTTGTGCACCATTAAGGTTTGCTGTCTTGACCCTGGCTACTCTTCCTGCAGACTAGATTCTCTGGtaatgagatttgaaccacCAGACTCAAGGAACCGTTGGGACAGCCCTCTCTTCACAGTACAGAAAGATGACGCACTTCCCTTGGTAGCCATTTCGGATGCAGTCTTCCGCAGGAAGGCTCCTGCTCCAAACCAgtcaacacagagtgtaaggggTCACTTTGGAGTGTGTAGAATGCTGTgcacacatatgtacacactTCATGTGTATCTTATGTACTCCCCTCTCCTCCCATTGTTCTCCAATGCAGCAACCACTGTCTTCCGCAAACTTTTTACATCAGCTGGACAGAGTTACACAAGATGTTTTGATGGTAGGTTTTCTCCAAGGATTATTTTATCATTGTCGTCTCATCTATCATTAGGAAATGCGTTTTATGTAGTAGTTTTTGCTAGTTTTAGTTTGAAACTATTTCTGGAGTAGTTTGAGTAATGGATTACCCATCATGCATTACAgttgttgtgtttttctctgctaTTCACCATCTGCACAGGCTATCCTTAACTCGCAGAAGACATTTGTCCCTGGAGATGTTCTTACAGTCCCTGGAGCTACTGAAAAGATATCCTTTAATTGTGTTGTATTCAGCGAAGAATAACCAACTTAGCTGCAGTAAAGGTTATCTTAGTGCGGTTTACTGGCTGAAAATATTGTTATTGATATGTATCATATGAAAGTTGCTCAGGTCAGTACAGTGGGTCCCTTACTTATGGACTTAATTGAGAGTTGGTTCATCACTCAAAAAGTTTTAGTTGAATATGACTTGAAGCAGCCGAGGGGTTCCTTGTCAGTTCTGTGTACAGTTGCTGGTGCAATGTATGCTGGTAAAACCAGTGGCGTTGGGCAAAGCTGTCCTGCATTGAAGTATATAGTTGTTTAGGACAGGGaaagaaatatatgtatatatagatatactggtaagttttgtttcctttactGGAATATACATAGAGCTGACAAGATCGCTGAATATGGTGGAGCTTCGCAGACTACGGCGCCAGTTCATCAGCTACTCCAAGATGCACCCAACAGAAGACATGGGACAGATAGCCAACATGTTTGTGCAGTATCTAAACAGGAACATGAAGTAAAGGCTCAAGATTTTTTAACATCAGATCAAAGTTTTTTTGATATCAGGGAAATTTCTTTGTAATGTTGCGGAGATATTTTTGTATGATCTCAGACTGGTAATAGATCAAAATAAAGTCCTAATGGAATCAGTGTCGtcagaatacatttattcatttagctgatgcttttttccaaagaaacttacaatgttcaggttTCAGTTATTAcaggcttacaattatttacccatttatacagctgggtaattttactggagcaatttagggtaagtaccttgctcaagggtactacagctggagatcgaatgtgcgacctttggatccaaaggcagtagctcgaaccactacgctaccagctgtcatttatgtacatttaaagCCGTTCTTCAATTTTCATATAACTTTAGAGTTCATTTTACTAAACATCAAGATAATTATACTCATCACCCTTTATCTAGTGTCCCGATGTCCAGCTTTTCATGGATTCGGGCCAACATTATTTATACCACTTACTGTTATTTGTTCTGGATTGTCATTTGTATGTTCTGCTGCATCCCGTTCATGACATTCTGTCTGATGCAATACACTGAGATCCCATTTGAAAATAGTGCAAAGCATCTGTGTAAGAGAGACTGAGAACTGGGTGTTGTGGGCATCTTACTCAGGCCAGTCCACTCATTCATGGTCAATTTATGAAGCCATCATTTAAAAGTCTTTAACTtctgtatttataatttaaattggaagaaagtaaaatataatgaaataaaagagaatgtattgtttttacCTCCATTGTAACTTTAGacttttcaaaaacttttaCACAGAATGTTGAAGCTTTTCAAATACAGGTTTGTGCTGCAACTACAGGCAGCTGTGCAATCGAAAAAAGCTTTGTGAATGTGCTCTTGACTGAAAAATTCCTCACCATCTCCTTAATCCTTCCAGTGCTGAGCTGGAGCTGGTTCACTTTGCAATCTCTCATGAAGTCATATTTCTTGAAAAGCAGGTGTTATTGATCCTTTGTTTTAGGTCCAAGAATATGACAAATGTACAATACTTTAAAGATTCAAAAGGGACTGTTTGCAGATGAAGGGAAACG of the Scleropages formosus chromosome 7, fSclFor1.1, whole genome shotgun sequence genome contains:
- the LOC108931687 gene encoding bombesin-like: MAKVAWKEVCRFAFLTHFIMFSYISLATSVSVDLTELRNKVSKIQVNPRGNLWATGHFMGKKSVADSLLLESAKEGASAAAGTPVRMRALGEPLLRDPRRDAPDAAHSSLPETDLMMKILKSFGWKRRK
- the kti12 gene encoding protein KTI12 homolog — protein: MPLIIMCGFPCSGKSRRTRELKEYFLKSTERKVIVIGDDTVGIAKNSVYADVQMEKSLRGTLRSEVERMVNKDDVVILDSMNYIKGYRYELFCLVKHAQTPQCLVYCITTPEDSSTWNTSRPPEERYTQEILDSLVMRFEPPDSRNRWDSPLFTVQKDDALPLVAISDAVFRRKAPAPNQSTQSQPLSSANFLHQLDRVTQDVLMAILNSQKTFVPGDVLTVPGATEKIELTRSLNMVELRRLRRQFISYSKMHPTEDMGQIANMFVQYLNRNMK